A window of the Natronomonas salina genome harbors these coding sequences:
- a CDS encoding ATP-NAD kinase family protein, whose translation MRHVGLVVNPIAGMGGRVGLKGTDNKVEEARRRGAEPRAPDRARQALEHLREQPVEVELYTYGGVMGEDEAVAAGFSPVVVGHAEGEDTSREDTREAVRRFVRVPPEAERNGRAVGPRDEGVDLILFVGGDGTAVDVAETLDELDAEVPILGVPGGVKVYSSVFAVTPRAAGRIATTFDRTETREVNDIDEDAYRGGDVNTELKALAEVPVGDEIQTSKQIGGGTVEALADAVAGDIAEDDATYVLGPGSTVDAVKTELGFNGSPLGVDVWRDGDLLARDAGESDILENLSERNVIVVSPIGGQGFIFGRGNDQISPAVIRQSEIEVIASKQKLDDIGVLRVDTGDPDLDEELRGWQRVRVGKFERRLLKVV comes from the coding sequence ATGCGACACGTTGGGCTGGTCGTCAACCCCATCGCGGGGATGGGCGGCCGCGTCGGGCTGAAGGGCACCGACAACAAGGTCGAGGAGGCCCGACGCCGCGGCGCCGAACCCCGCGCGCCGGACCGCGCCAGGCAGGCCCTCGAGCACCTCCGCGAACAGCCCGTCGAGGTCGAACTCTACACCTACGGCGGCGTGATGGGGGAGGACGAGGCCGTCGCCGCCGGGTTCTCCCCGGTCGTCGTCGGCCACGCCGAGGGGGAGGACACCTCCCGGGAGGACACCCGCGAGGCGGTCCGCAGGTTCGTCCGCGTTCCGCCGGAGGCGGAACGGAACGGTCGAGCGGTCGGACCGCGAGACGAGGGCGTCGACCTCATCCTCTTCGTCGGCGGCGACGGGACCGCCGTCGACGTCGCCGAGACGCTCGACGAACTCGACGCCGAGGTCCCCATCCTCGGCGTCCCCGGCGGCGTGAAGGTCTACTCGTCGGTCTTCGCCGTCACGCCGCGGGCCGCCGGCCGCATCGCGACCACCTTCGACCGCACCGAGACCCGCGAGGTCAACGACATCGACGAGGACGCCTACCGCGGCGGCGACGTCAACACCGAACTCAAGGCGCTCGCGGAGGTCCCCGTCGGCGACGAGATCCAGACCTCAAAGCAGATCGGCGGCGGCACCGTCGAGGCGCTGGCCGACGCCGTCGCCGGCGACATCGCCGAGGACGACGCGACGTACGTCCTGGGTCCCGGCTCGACCGTCGACGCCGTCAAGACCGAACTCGGGTTCAACGGCTCGCCGCTCGGCGTCGATGTCTGGCGCGACGGCGACCTCCTGGCGCGGGACGCCGGCGAGTCCGACATCCTCGAGAACCTGAGCGAGCGGAACGTCATCGTGGTCTCGCCGATCGGCGGCCAGGGGTTCATCTTCGGCCGCGGCAACGACCAGATCTCCCCGGCGGTCATCCGCCAGTCGGAGATCGAGGTCATCGCGTCGAAGCAGAAGCTCGACGACATCGGCGTGCTGCGCGTCGACACGGGCGACCCCGACCTGGACGAGGAGCTCAGAGGCTGGCAGCGGGTTCGGGTCGGGAAGTTCGAGCGGCGGCTGCTGAAGGTCGTCTGA
- a CDS encoding DUF5803 family protein, protein MNRRLLAALALVLLVGLAGCSTIFGSGGPDREALSEDANYEFDTDRDAYIEVNSDNYTAVYNISARDGDDENPTIQLYTTDALTLEQPLEVRAVQFRHPNGTVDRFVDGNATRVHDDGTTEQIDSLSVETSRERTTVSLPSDEGQLAFTTPKSGKEVRIRAPVSGSYELVLPPNTDASLPLLSQVQPANDDRSVEGDRVHLTWEDLDTEVLIVRWYLDRDLWLFGGLAAVAIAIGTVGGVYYYLQIQQAKRRREDEGIDVEYDDRDDPPPGMR, encoded by the coding sequence ATGAACCGCCGACTGCTCGCCGCCCTCGCCCTCGTCCTCCTGGTCGGCCTGGCCGGCTGCTCAACCATCTTCGGGAGCGGCGGCCCCGACCGCGAGGCGCTCTCCGAGGACGCGAACTACGAGTTCGACACCGACCGCGACGCCTACATCGAGGTCAACTCGGACAACTACACCGCCGTCTACAACATCTCCGCGCGGGACGGCGACGACGAGAACCCGACCATCCAGCTGTACACGACCGACGCGCTGACACTGGAACAGCCGCTGGAGGTGCGGGCGGTCCAGTTCCGCCACCCGAACGGCACGGTCGACCGGTTCGTCGACGGCAACGCCACCCGGGTCCACGACGACGGGACGACAGAACAGATCGACTCGCTGTCCGTGGAGACGAGCCGCGAACGGACCACCGTCAGTCTGCCGTCCGACGAGGGGCAACTGGCGTTCACCACCCCGAAGAGCGGCAAGGAGGTCCGGATCCGTGCGCCCGTCTCGGGCAGCTACGAGCTGGTTCTGCCGCCGAACACGGACGCGTCGCTGCCGCTGCTCTCGCAGGTCCAGCCCGCCAACGACGACCGCAGCGTCGAGGGCGACCGGGTCCACCTCACCTGGGAGGACCTCGACACCGAGGTGCTGATCGTCCGGTGGTACCTCGACCGCGACCTCTGGCTGTTCGGCGGCCTCGCCGCGGTCGCGATCGCCATCGGCACCGTCGGCGGCGTCTACTACTACCTGCAGATCCAGCAGGCGAAGCGCCGCCGCGAGGACGAGGGCATCGACGTCGAGTACGACGACCGCGACGACCCGCCGCCGGGCATGCGTTAA
- a CDS encoding competence/damage-inducible protein A, translated as MDVALVSVGDEILAGDTVNTNAAWLGGRLADRGASVERVSVVPDRVADIARVVNEHAAEFDAVVVTGGLGPTHDDVTMEGVAAAVGRTVTTSETALEWLTGEGGYARDDLATGTADIPEGARPLHNEEGVAPGCVVENVYVLPGVPDEMEAMFEQIEQEFDGERQHVGFVTVDEPESALVDRFEELQERFDVKVGSYPGDGVRVKLQSADEEAVDAAAAWLRANADAV; from the coding sequence ATGGACGTCGCCTTGGTGTCCGTCGGCGACGAGATCCTCGCCGGCGACACCGTCAACACGAACGCCGCCTGGCTGGGCGGGCGACTGGCCGACCGCGGCGCGTCCGTCGAGCGCGTCTCGGTCGTCCCAGACCGCGTCGCCGACATCGCCCGCGTCGTCAACGAGCACGCCGCCGAGTTCGACGCCGTGGTCGTGACCGGCGGCCTCGGCCCGACCCACGACGACGTGACCATGGAGGGCGTCGCCGCCGCCGTCGGCCGGACCGTCACCACCAGCGAGACCGCCCTCGAGTGGCTGACCGGCGAGGGCGGCTACGCCCGCGACGACCTCGCGACCGGGACGGCCGACATCCCCGAGGGTGCCCGGCCGCTGCACAACGAGGAGGGCGTCGCGCCGGGGTGCGTCGTCGAGAACGTCTACGTCCTGCCGGGCGTCCCCGACGAGATGGAAGCGATGTTCGAGCAGATAGAACAGGAGTTCGACGGCGAGCGCCAGCACGTCGGCTTCGTGACTGTCGACGAGCCGGAGAGCGCGCTCGTCGACCGGTTCGAGGAGCTCCAGGAACGCTTCGACGTCAAGGTGGGGAGCTACCCCGGCGACGGCGTCCGGGTGAAGCTCCAGAGCGCCGACGAAGAGGCGGTCGACGCCGCCGCGGCGTGGCTCCGGGCCAACGCCGACGCGGTCTAG